A single genomic interval of Cucumis sativus cultivar 9930 chromosome 7, Cucumber_9930_V3, whole genome shotgun sequence harbors:
- the LOC101208405 gene encoding heavy metal-associated isoprenylated plant protein 26, with the protein MGVLDHLSDYFDCSSHGHKHKKRKQLQTVELKIRIDCEGCERKVKRALEGMKGVKQVDVDRKANKATVVGYVEPSKVVARVAHRTGKKAELWPYVPYDVVAHPYAPGVYDKKAPAGYVRKADDPNVYQLARASSTEVRYTTAFSDENPAACAVM; encoded by the exons atgggagTTTTGGATCATTTGTCTGATTATTTTGATTGCTCTTCTCATGGCCATAAGCACAAGAAACGCAAGCAATTGCAG ACAGTGGAGCTAAAAATTCGAATAGACTGCGAAGGATGTGAGAGGAAAGTGAAGAGAGCGTTGGAAGGAATGAAGGGAGTGAAGCAAGTGGACGTGGACCGGAAAGCCAACAAAGCCACCGTGGTAGGCTACGTGGAGCCCTCCAAAGTGGTGGCGCGTGTAGCACACCGCACCGGGAAGAAAGCCGAGCTGTGGCCCTACGTTCCATACGACGTGGTTGCACATCCATACGCGCCGGGAGTCTACGACAAGAAAGCTCCCGCAGGGTACGTGCGAAAAGCCGACGACCCGAACGTGTACCAACTGGCACGTGCGAGCTCAACTGAAGTTCGTTATACGACGGCGTTTAGTGACGAAAATCCCGCGGCTTGTGCTGTCATGTAA